The Pygocentrus nattereri isolate fPygNat1 chromosome 17, fPygNat1.pri, whole genome shotgun sequence genome window below encodes:
- the tnfaip1 gene encoding BTB/POZ domain-containing adapter for CUL3-mediated RhoA degradation protein 2, producing the protein MSGESCLHQRSPQVTPIVSLSPVACPKTKTCSQRGAVESKYVRLNVGGVLYYSTVQVLTRQDSLLKSMFSGKMEVFTDKEGWILIDRCGKHFGSILGYLREGNLALPKSRQGIMELLAEAKYYHIQGLIDLCQHALQDNQQKALCVIPIITSPREEERLIQGCTRPIVKLLYNRGNNKYSYTSNSDDNLLKNIELFEKLSLSYNGRVLFMKDVIGDEICCWSFYGQGRKLAEVCCTSIVYATEKKQTKVEFPEARIYEETLNALLYETLPVPDNSLLEATRRRAHCSSHSEEDEGVELRERVRRIHIKRYSTYDDRPLGH; encoded by the exons ATGTCGGGAGAGAGCTGCCTGCACCAGCGTTCACCTCAGGTCACTCCCATTGTATCACTTTCTCCAGTGGCCTGCCCCAAGACCAAGACGTGCAGCCAGCGTGGTGCTGTGGAAAGCAAGTATGTGCGGCTCAACGTGGGTGGAGTCCTGTACTACTCCACTGTGCAGGTCCTGACACGGCAGGACAGCCTGCTGAAGTCGATGTTCAGCGGCAAGATGGAAGTTTTCACAGACAAGGAAG GTTGGATTTTGATTGACCGCTGTGGGAAGCACTTTGGGTCAATACTCGGCTACTTGAGGGAAGGAAATCTGGCCTTGCCCAAGAGCAGGCAGGGTATCATGGAGCTTTTGGCAGAGGCCAAGTACTATCATATCCAGGGATTGATAGACTTGTGCCAGCATGCCCTTCag GATAATCAACAGAAGGCTTTGTGTGTTATCCCCATCATCACCTCCccaagagaagaagagagattaATACAGGGTTGTACGCGG CCTATAGTGAAGCTGCTTTACAATCGAGGAAATAACAAGTATTCCTATACCAG CAACTCTGATGACAACTTGCTGAAGAACATTGAGCTGTTTGAGAAGCTGTCCCTGAGCTACAATGGACGTGTGCTGTTCATGAAGGACGTAATTGGAGACGAGATCTGTTGCTGGTCTTTCTATGGACAGGGCCGCAAGTTAGCAGAAGTTTGCTGCACATCCATTGTTTATGCTACTGAGAAAAAACAGACCAAG GTCGAGTTTCCCGAAGCACGGATCTACGAGGAGACGCTGAACGCACTGCTTTATGAGACACTTCCAGTGCCAGACAATTCTTTACTGGAGGCCACACGCCGTCGTGCCCACTGCAGTTCTCACAGCGAGGAGGATGAGGGCGTGGAGCTGAGGGAGCGTGTCCGGCGCATACACATCAAGAGATACAGCACCTACGACGACAGACCGCTCGGACATTAG